One part of the Lentimicrobiaceae bacterium genome encodes these proteins:
- a CDS encoding DUF4134 domain-containing protein, with the protein MNKKRFLFSAAVLMVAASSVLAQGNGTAGITEATQMVTSYFDPATKLIYAIGAVVGLIGGVKVYQKFSSGDPDTSKTAASWFGACIFLIVAATILRSFFL; encoded by the coding sequence ATGAACAAGAAAAGATTTCTTTTTTCAGCGGCCGTACTGATGGTCGCTGCATCATCCGTACTTGCCCAGGGCAACGGAACAGCCGGTATCACCGAAGCCACACAGATGGTAACCTCGTACTTCGATCCGGCCACTAAACTGATTTATGCCATTGGCGCCGTCGTTGGGCTTATCGGCGGAGTGAAAGTTTATCAAAAATTTTCGAGCGGCGACCCCGATACTTCGAAAACCGCGGCCTCGTGGTTTGGCGCCTGTATCTTCCTGATTGTGGCGGCTACCATTCTGCGTTCTTTCTTCCTTTAA
- the traJ gene encoding conjugative transposon protein TraJ: MILLAIDFDNLHQILRNLYTEMMPLCSNMIGVAKGIAGLGALFYVAIRVWQALARAEPIDVYPLLRPFAIGLCIMFFPTFVLGTINAVMSPVVTGTHSILESQTFDMNKYREQKDKLEEEAMRRNTETAWLVDNQAFDQRLEELGILDAPQIAGMYIERGFYSFKQTVQNWFRELLELLFQAAALIIDTLRTFFLVVLSILGPIAFAISVYDGFQATLTQWITRYISVYLWLPVSDIFSSILARIQVLMLQKDIEQLSDPNFIPDGSNSVYVVFMIIGIVGYFTIPTVANWIIQAGGMGSYNRNVNTAAGKGGAYAGGMAGAAVGNVSGRLLGK; encoded by the coding sequence ATGATACTGCTGGCAATAGATTTTGACAACCTGCATCAGATCCTCCGTAACCTGTATACGGAGATGATGCCCCTTTGCAGCAATATGATCGGCGTGGCAAAGGGAATAGCCGGGCTGGGGGCGCTCTTTTATGTAGCCATCCGTGTGTGGCAAGCGCTTGCACGAGCTGAACCCATCGATGTGTATCCTTTACTGCGGCCATTTGCCATCGGATTGTGCATCATGTTTTTCCCAACATTCGTGCTGGGTACGATCAACGCCGTAATGTCGCCTGTCGTTACCGGTACGCACAGTATCCTTGAGTCGCAGACTTTCGATATGAACAAGTACCGGGAGCAAAAGGACAAGCTGGAGGAGGAGGCCATGCGGCGCAATACTGAAACAGCCTGGCTGGTTGACAACCAGGCTTTTGACCAACGGCTGGAGGAACTAGGCATTTTGGATGCTCCACAGATTGCGGGAATGTACATCGAGCGTGGTTTCTACAGCTTTAAACAGACTGTTCAAAACTGGTTCCGGGAATTGCTGGAGCTCCTGTTTCAGGCTGCTGCGCTTATCATTGACACTTTACGCACCTTCTTTCTTGTGGTACTGTCCATTCTGGGACCGATAGCTTTTGCCATCAGCGTGTATGACGGTTTTCAAGCTACACTTACCCAATGGATAACGCGCTACATATCGGTGTACCTGTGGTTGCCTGTTTCTGACATATTCAGTTCCATCCTGGCACGCATCCAGGTTCTGATGCTGCAAAAGGATATCGAACAGCTGAGCGATCCGAATTTTATCCCGGATGGTAGCAACAGTGTGTATGTGGTATTCATGATCATTGGCATCGTCGGTTATTTCACCATCCCGACAGTGGCCAACTGGATTATCCAGGCCGGAGGTATGGGTAGCTATAACCGTAATGTAAATACTGCCGCAGGCAAAGGCGGGGCATATGCCGGAGGAATGGCGGGAGCTGCTGTTGGTAACGTATCCGGAAGGTTACTGGGAAAATAA
- a CDS encoding TraL conjugative transposon family protein → MIRKLINKVNEYWEDGLRNLFGRLTPDRRVILIVIMLMIFSGLSIFMTFSSIYNLGKDRGEKMKVDHIERLQFELKKMRHKTDSLKQLNNF, encoded by the coding sequence ATGATAAGAAAGTTAATCAACAAAGTAAACGAGTATTGGGAAGATGGCCTGCGCAACCTGTTTGGCAGGCTTACACCCGACCGCCGCGTTATCCTTATCGTGATCATGTTGATGATCTTCAGCGGATTATCCATTTTCATGACTTTTTCGTCGATTTACAACCTGGGTAAAGACCGGGGTGAAAAAATGAAGGTGGATCATATCGAAAGGCTGCAATTTGAATTGAAGAAAATGCGGCATAAAACGGACAGTTTAAAACAACTAAACAATTTTTAG
- a CDS encoding ParA family protein produces the protein MKKESKYVAFSTQKGGVGKTTLTVLVASYLHYVKGYSVAVVDCDYPQYSIVEMRERDLKTVMEDDHYKLMAYRQFTTLGRKAYPVVSSTPEDAMQVASQLAETGEFDFIFFDLPGTVNNADVIRTLSQMDYIFSPVSADRVVLESTLRFAVVLTQQLITTGKAKIKGLYLLWNMVDGREKTELYHVYEQVIEDLQLQVLKTFIPDSKRFRREQSAAHKAVFRSTLFPADKLLIKGSNLDTLSDEILTLIN, from the coding sequence ATGAAAAAAGAAAGTAAGTACGTGGCATTCTCCACGCAAAAGGGAGGTGTCGGAAAGACAACGCTGACCGTGTTGGTGGCAAGCTACCTGCACTATGTGAAAGGGTACAGCGTGGCTGTGGTCGATTGCGACTACCCGCAATACAGCATCGTGGAAATGCGGGAGCGCGACCTAAAAACAGTCATGGAAGATGATCATTACAAGCTTATGGCTTACCGGCAGTTTACCACCCTGGGACGCAAAGCCTACCCTGTGGTAAGCAGTACTCCGGAAGATGCCATGCAGGTGGCTTCGCAACTGGCAGAAACCGGCGAGTTCGATTTTATTTTCTTCGACTTGCCCGGAACGGTGAACAATGCCGATGTTATCCGGACCCTTTCACAGATGGACTATATCTTTTCGCCCGTCAGCGCCGATAGGGTAGTATTGGAAAGTACCCTGCGCTTTGCCGTGGTATTAACCCAACAACTTATCACTACCGGAAAGGCAAAAATCAAAGGACTGTACCTGCTATGGAACATGGTGGACGGACGTGAAAAAACGGAACTCTACCACGTGTACGAACAGGTGATCGAAGACCTGCAATTGCAGGTTCTGAAGACTTTCATACCTGACAGTAAACGGTTTAGACGCGAACAATCTGCCGCGCACAAAGCAGTGTTCCGTTCCACCCTTTTCCCTGCCGATAAATTGCTGATTAAAGGCAGTAACCTCGATACTCTCTCTGACGAAATCCTTACACTAATCAACTAA
- a CDS encoding DUF4141 domain-containing protein has protein sequence MKTKIFLLAAMLSICSLSGKAQFIVTDPTNFVQSIVNTANQVIQTSSTAANMLKNFQEVQKVYTQGKQYYDALKSVHDLVKDARKVQQTILLVGDISDIYVNSFQKMIADENFSVEELSAIALGYAKLLEESSAVLTELKTITSATGLSMSDAERMSVIDRIYNEVRQYKNLVQYYTNKNISVSYLRAKKKNDTDRIMALYGSPSERYW, from the coding sequence ATGAAAACAAAAATCTTTCTTTTGGCTGCAATGCTTTCAATATGCAGCCTTTCAGGCAAAGCACAATTTATCGTAACTGACCCGACCAACTTTGTGCAAAGTATTGTCAATACGGCCAACCAGGTCATACAAACATCCTCGACGGCGGCTAATATGCTGAAAAACTTTCAGGAAGTTCAGAAGGTTTATACTCAGGGGAAACAATACTATGATGCTCTAAAATCAGTTCACGACTTGGTGAAAGACGCCCGGAAAGTGCAGCAAACGATTTTGCTGGTAGGTGATATTTCGGACATCTATGTCAACAGTTTCCAAAAAATGATAGCTGATGAAAATTTTTCGGTCGAAGAATTAAGCGCCATTGCTTTGGGCTATGCCAAACTGCTGGAGGAAAGCAGTGCGGTGCTGACCGAACTGAAAACGATTACTTCAGCCACCGGGCTCTCGATGAGCGATGCCGAACGAATGTCGGTGATTGACCGGATATACAATGAGGTGCGCCAGTACAAAAACCTGGTTCAGTATTATACCAATAAAAACATCTCGGTATCCTATTTACGGGCCAAAAAGAAAAACGATACCGACCGGATCATGGCTTTGTACGGCTCACCATCTGAAAGGTATTGGTAA
- a CDS encoding DUF3408 domain-containing protein, with amino-acid sequence MAKKNELVNLDGIDAESIIHSFRTTDHLQMVKDAKDVGSEKDKDVKDSQQTQEMETPAMINPESLKEENRRRRGKPQDYESLFIREAGGITAREGKTVYIRKQYHDRILKIVRVIGGNDLSLFSYLDNVLEHHFALFQQEITTLYNKKNEGIF; translated from the coding sequence ATGGCAAAGAAAAATGAACTCGTAAACCTGGATGGAATAGATGCAGAAAGCATCATCCATTCGTTTCGCACAACGGATCACCTGCAAATGGTGAAAGATGCCAAAGACGTTGGCAGTGAAAAAGACAAAGATGTCAAAGATTCACAACAGACACAGGAAATGGAAACTCCGGCAATGATAAACCCGGAATCCCTGAAAGAAGAAAACCGTCGCCGCCGGGGAAAACCGCAGGACTACGAAAGCCTGTTTATTCGCGAGGCAGGCGGTATCACGGCACGGGAAGGAAAAACGGTTTACATCCGAAAGCAGTACCATGACCGCATCCTGAAAATCGTGCGGGTTATCGGCGGTAATGATCTCTCCCTGTTTAGCTATCTGGACAACGTTCTGGAACATCATTTTGCCTTGTTTCAACAGGAGATTACCACGCTGTACAACAAGAAAAATGAAGGGATATTTTAG
- a CDS encoding TraG family conjugative transposon ATPase, which translates to MRNMLKAATIESKFPLLAVEHDCIISKDADITVAFKVDLPELFTVTSAEYGAIHSSWVKAIKVLPDYSIVHKADWFVKERYEPETDREDMSFLSRSFEHHFNERPFLNHTCFLFLTKTTKERMRMQSNFSSLCRGFILPKEVNRETAVKFIEAVGQFERIVNDSGFITLTRLTSDEITGTENIAGLIEQYFSLSPSDTTCLQDMELGAQGLRIGDKHVCLHTVSDVEDLPGRVATDRRFEKLSTDRSDCLLSFASPVGLLLSCDHVYNQFIFLEDSAENLRKFEKSARNMQSLSRYSRGNQINKEWIDKYLNEAHSFGLTSVRAHFNVMAWSDDSEELKHIRNDVGSQLALMECKPRHNTVDAPTLYWAGIPGNAADFPSEESFYTFIEPALCFFTQETNYRSSPSPFGIKMVDRISGKPIHLDISDLPMKKGIITNRNKFVLGPSGSGKSFFMNHLVRQYYEQGAHVLLVDTGNSYQGLCTLINRKTKGEDGVYFTYTEDNPISFNPFYTDDYQFDVEKKDSIKTLLLTLWKSEDDKTSKTESGELGSAVNDYIGQIQADKSIMPCFNTFYEFMRDVYREKMEQREIKVSKEDFNIDNLLTTLKQYYRGGRFDFLLNSNKNIDLLSKRFIVFEIDAIKENKELFPVVTIIIMEAFINKMRRLKGVRKQLIIEEAWKAIASANMAEYLKYMYKTVRKYFGEAIVVTQEVDDIISSPVVKESIINNSDCKILLDQRKYMNKFDSIQSLLGLTDKEKAQILSINMNNHPSRRYKEVWIGLGGVQSAVYATEVSPEEYMTYTTEETEKMEVLKLSEKLDGNIELAIKQLAENKR; encoded by the coding sequence ATGAGGAATATGTTAAAAGCTGCCACCATTGAAAGCAAGTTTCCGCTGCTGGCCGTTGAACACGACTGTATCATCTCTAAAGATGCCGACATTACCGTCGCCTTTAAAGTTGACTTGCCGGAACTCTTTACTGTCACAAGTGCAGAGTACGGAGCCATTCACTCGTCATGGGTAAAGGCCATTAAGGTTTTGCCTGATTACAGCATTGTCCACAAAGCGGATTGGTTCGTAAAAGAGCGATATGAACCCGAAACAGACCGGGAAGATATGAGCTTCCTGTCCCGTTCGTTTGAACATCACTTTAACGAACGCCCTTTTTTGAACCATACCTGTTTTCTGTTCCTGACTAAGACCACGAAGGAGAGGATGCGGATGCAATCGAATTTCTCATCCTTGTGCCGTGGCTTTATCCTGCCCAAGGAGGTAAACAGGGAAACGGCGGTAAAATTCATTGAAGCTGTGGGACAATTCGAAAGGATTGTGAACGACAGCGGGTTTATTACCCTGACCCGTTTAACGTCTGACGAAATTACCGGAACGGAAAACATTGCAGGGCTGATCGAACAGTACTTTTCGCTCTCGCCTTCAGATACCACCTGTTTACAGGATATGGAACTGGGCGCCCAGGGGCTTCGCATCGGGGATAAACACGTATGCCTGCATACGGTTTCTGATGTGGAAGACCTGCCCGGACGGGTGGCTACTGACCGGAGGTTCGAAAAACTATCGACAGACCGTAGCGATTGTTTGCTCTCGTTTGCTTCTCCTGTTGGTTTGCTGCTTTCATGTGACCATGTTTATAACCAGTTCATTTTTCTGGAAGACAGCGCCGAAAACCTGCGGAAATTCGAAAAATCCGCCCGTAACATGCAGTCGCTTTCACGCTACAGCCGCGGAAACCAGATAAACAAGGAATGGATTGACAAGTATTTGAATGAGGCGCACTCATTCGGACTGACTTCTGTTCGCGCCCATTTCAATGTCATGGCATGGAGCGATGATTCTGAAGAGTTGAAGCATATTCGAAACGATGTAGGGTCGCAGCTTGCCCTGATGGAATGTAAACCCCGCCACAATACGGTAGATGCGCCCACCCTATACTGGGCCGGTATTCCCGGTAATGCCGCAGATTTCCCTTCGGAAGAAAGTTTTTACACCTTCATCGAACCGGCGCTGTGTTTCTTTACCCAAGAAACCAACTACCGCAGTTCGCCCAGTCCGTTCGGTATTAAAATGGTTGACCGTATTTCGGGTAAACCCATTCATCTGGATATTTCCGACCTGCCGATGAAAAAAGGGATAATTACCAACCGCAACAAGTTTGTACTCGGACCAAGCGGCAGTGGAAAATCCTTCTTTATGAACCACCTGGTCAGGCAATATTACGAGCAGGGTGCACATGTATTGCTGGTAGATACGGGAAACTCTTATCAGGGGCTTTGTACCCTGATTAACCGGAAAACCAAAGGAGAAGATGGTGTTTATTTTACCTATACCGAGGATAACCCTATCTCGTTCAATCCTTTTTACACAGATGATTACCAGTTTGATGTCGAAAAAAAGGACAGTATCAAAACACTGCTTCTGACCCTTTGGAAAAGTGAAGATGATAAAACCTCTAAAACTGAATCGGGCGAACTGGGTAGTGCTGTAAATGACTATATCGGACAGATACAGGCAGACAAAAGTATAATGCCTTGTTTCAATACTTTTTATGAGTTTATGCGGGATGTTTACCGAGAGAAGATGGAACAACGGGAAATTAAGGTAAGCAAAGAGGATTTCAATATCGACAATTTGCTTACTACCCTTAAGCAATATTATCGTGGAGGGCGTTTTGATTTTCTGTTGAATTCCAACAAGAATATAGACCTTCTTTCCAAGCGGTTCATCGTCTTTGAAATTGATGCCATCAAGGAAAACAAGGAGCTTTTTCCGGTAGTGACCATCATCATCATGGAGGCTTTTATCAACAAGATGCGTCGGTTAAAAGGGGTTCGTAAACAATTGATAATTGAAGAAGCCTGGAAAGCCATTGCCTCTGCTAATATGGCTGAATATCTGAAATATATGTATAAAACAGTGCGTAAATATTTCGGGGAAGCCATAGTGGTTACACAGGAGGTTGATGACATTATTTCAAGTCCTGTGGTCAAGGAAAGCATCATCAACAACTCCGATTGTAAAATCCTGCTGGACCAGCGCAAATACATGAACAAGTTCGATTCCATACAGTCATTGCTGGGACTGACTGATAAGGAAAAGGCTCAAATCCTCTCGATCAACATGAACAACCATCCGTCGAGACGGTACAAAGAGGTCTGGATCGGACTGGGCGGGGTACAAAGCGCCGTATATGCTACCGAAGTTTCGCCGGAAGAGTATATGACCTACACCACGGAAGAAACCGAAAAAATGGAAGTGCTGAAACTGTCCGAAAAGCTGGACGGCAACATCGAATTGGCCATCAAACAACTGGCAGAGAATAAAAGATAA
- a CDS encoding DUF4133 domain-containing protein, whose protein sequence is MEYMINKGIGKSVEFQGLKSQYLFIFAGGLLSVFIIFVVMFMAGANQWICIGFGVIAASLLVWLTFSLNAKYGEHGLMKLMARRQHPRYLINRKVPLRLLFLKKKGVTP, encoded by the coding sequence ATGGAATACATGATCAATAAAGGAATAGGAAAAAGCGTGGAGTTTCAGGGGCTTAAAAGTCAATACCTGTTCATCTTCGCGGGTGGGCTGCTCTCTGTGTTTATCATTTTCGTAGTGATGTTCATGGCTGGCGCCAACCAATGGATTTGTATAGGTTTCGGAGTAATAGCCGCTTCGTTGCTGGTATGGCTGACCTTTTCACTTAATGCAAAGTATGGAGAGCATGGCTTGATGAAGCTTATGGCCAGGCGGCAACACCCACGCTACCTGATCAACCGGAAGGTCCCACTTCGCCTGTTATTCTTGAAAAAGAAAGGGGTAACGCCATGA
- a CDS encoding MobA protein has product MKEEKKTSRNRGKGGRPQEDDPATNCVMVRFTNVENAQFLTLFEESGMHAKALFIKARVFDQTFRVVKTDRAALEYVTKLTSFYAQYRALGVNYNQVVKELHSHFSEKKTLALLYRLESITKELVVLSEQIVKLSQDFKEQFMMK; this is encoded by the coding sequence ATGAAAGAGGAAAAGAAAACATCCCGCAATCGGGGAAAAGGAGGACGGCCGCAGGAGGACGATCCCGCTACAAATTGTGTAATGGTACGTTTTACCAATGTAGAGAACGCACAATTCCTGACCTTGTTCGAAGAGTCGGGTATGCACGCCAAAGCGCTTTTTATCAAGGCCCGGGTGTTCGATCAAACGTTCCGTGTGGTGAAAACAGACCGCGCGGCACTCGAATACGTGACCAAACTGACTTCGTTTTACGCGCAATACCGTGCGCTGGGCGTCAATTATAATCAAGTGGTAAAGGAGCTGCATTCGCATTTTTCGGAGAAAAAGACGCTGGCATTGCTGTATAGATTGGAAAGTATTACAAAGGAACTAGTGGTACTTAGCGAGCAAATTGTAAAGCTTTCTCAGGATTTTAAAGAGCAGTTTATGATGAAATAA
- the traM gene encoding conjugative transposon protein TraM: MTENKQNKESGQEKKELTPQQRQKRMKLLIYPLFVLLFAGSMWLIFAPSTDQKEKAGQPAGLNTDLPMPKEKGMVENKREAYEQEAVRQKDKEKKRSLSDFAYLLEEEQSKKGLDRRSGTTSNLSDHYRNPSSLGSSVQLQSSDKTSAIRSSASAYQNINKQLGNWNNQPATAVDEQSREKLENRIQELERKQEEGALRKKTGDDQLEMIEKSYQLAAKYMPGTAAPGVNTSPPQANKGSSIPSSTGKVVAHPVRQVRQNVVSLLATPENDRENAEQDRKPRNSGFLTVAGNEEVTGKNSIRACISQTVTLTNGKELQLRLMEPIQVSDVLIPANTLITGACRIGGERMNVTITSIQYAGNIIPVQLQVYGMDGQPGISVPGNDAIKAAKEVASTLASSTGSGIMISDNAGSQLAADLGKGLIQGASQYISKKMSAVKITIKAGYQVLLLPGNQ, encoded by the coding sequence ATGACAGAGAATAAACAAAACAAGGAAAGTGGCCAGGAGAAAAAAGAACTCACGCCACAGCAACGGCAAAAACGTATGAAGCTGCTCATTTACCCGCTGTTCGTCCTGCTTTTTGCCGGATCGATGTGGCTGATTTTTGCACCATCGACCGACCAAAAGGAAAAGGCGGGACAACCGGCGGGATTGAATACCGACCTGCCAATGCCCAAAGAAAAAGGTATGGTGGAAAACAAGCGGGAAGCCTATGAGCAGGAGGCCGTCAGACAAAAGGATAAAGAAAAGAAACGCTCTTTGTCGGATTTCGCTTATTTACTGGAGGAAGAACAATCAAAAAAGGGACTGGACCGACGTTCGGGAACAACGTCCAACCTATCGGATCATTACCGGAATCCGTCCAGTTTAGGCAGCAGCGTTCAGCTTCAGTCTTCAGACAAGACTTCGGCTATCCGGTCTTCTGCCAGTGCCTATCAAAACATCAACAAGCAGTTGGGCAATTGGAACAACCAACCGGCCACTGCGGTGGATGAGCAATCAAGGGAGAAACTGGAGAACCGCATTCAGGAACTGGAGCGTAAACAGGAAGAAGGTGCGCTGCGTAAAAAAACAGGGGACGACCAACTGGAAATGATTGAAAAATCATACCAGTTAGCAGCAAAGTATATGCCGGGAACTGCTGCTCCGGGAGTTAATACTTCGCCTCCACAGGCCAATAAGGGTTCATCAATTCCATCTTCCACAGGAAAAGTGGTTGCCCATCCTGTCCGGCAGGTAAGGCAAAACGTGGTGTCTTTACTCGCAACCCCAGAGAACGACCGGGAAAATGCGGAACAAGATAGAAAGCCTCGAAATTCAGGGTTCCTGACTGTTGCCGGAAATGAAGAGGTGACGGGCAAAAACAGTATCCGTGCCTGCATCAGCCAGACTGTAACACTGACCAACGGGAAAGAGCTGCAATTGCGGCTGATGGAACCCATACAGGTTAGTGACGTGTTGATCCCCGCCAATACGCTTATCACAGGTGCCTGCCGGATCGGGGGCGAACGGATGAACGTTACCATTACTTCCATCCAATATGCCGGGAATATCATCCCCGTTCAGTTACAGGTATATGGTATGGACGGACAACCGGGAATATCCGTACCCGGCAATGATGCAATAAAAGCAGCAAAAGAAGTTGCTTCTACTTTGGCTTCTTCAACCGGTTCCGGCATTATGATTTCGGATAATGCGGGTTCACAACTGGCGGCCGATTTAGGGAAAGGGCTTATCCAGGGGGCTTCTCAGTATATCAGTAAAAAGATGAGTGCTGTCAAGATAACGATCAAAGCGGGTTACCAGGTACTGCTCCTGCCCGGAAACCAGTAA
- the traK gene encoding conjugative transposon protein TraK: protein MEFKSLKTIETSFKQIRLFGIVFICLCAGITGYSVWSSYSFAEKQRQKIYVLDGGKSLMLALSQDLSQNRPVEAKEHVRRFHELFFTLSPDKNAIENNINRALFLVDKSAFRYYKDMQEKGYYDRIISGNINQAIRVDSVTCNFNNYPYQVVTYARQMIIRESNITQRSLVTRCDLINSVRSDNNPQGFTMERFEILENRDISVMER from the coding sequence ATGGAATTTAAATCATTAAAAACAATCGAGACATCTTTTAAACAGATACGGCTGTTCGGTATTGTATTCATCTGCCTGTGTGCGGGCATAACCGGTTATTCGGTATGGAGTTCGTACAGTTTTGCTGAAAAGCAACGTCAGAAAATATATGTGCTGGACGGTGGAAAATCGTTGATGCTGGCACTCTCGCAGGACTTGTCGCAAAACCGTCCCGTCGAGGCCAAAGAGCATGTACGCCGTTTCCATGAACTGTTTTTCACCCTTTCACCGGACAAAAACGCGATTGAAAACAACATCAACCGCGCCCTGTTCCTGGTGGATAAAAGCGCATTCCGCTATTACAAGGATATGCAGGAAAAGGGGTATTACGACCGGATTATCTCGGGGAACATCAACCAGGCTATCCGGGTGGACAGTGTAACGTGCAACTTCAACAACTATCCATACCAGGTGGTGACCTATGCGCGGCAGATGATCATCCGCGAAAGTAACATTACGCAGCGCAGCCTGGTCACGCGCTGTGACCTGATCAACTCGGTACGCTCCGACAACAACCCCCAAGGGTTCACCATGGAGCGTTTCGAGATACTGGAGAACCGCGACATCAGCGTAATGGAAAGGTAG
- a CDS encoding relaxase/mobilization nuclease domain-containing protein, translating to MIAKINTGNSLYGALAYNQEKVDEGMGKVLATNLVCEPIDGHFSVQGCAADFARWMPSPEHLPTKKPVIHISLNPHPDDKLTDNQLAAIGCEYLEQLGYGSQPYLIFKHEDIGREHIHIVSLRVDCEGKLIRSSFEHKRSKEITELLEQKYGLIPAQGQKQPELWQLTTVDPAQGNLKKQISAVIKPLAAMYKFQSLGEYRALLSLYNIGLEEVKGEVRGKPYRGLVYSALDKDGNKVGTPLKSSLFGKSVGYDGLEKQMVKSREQIKQQGLRERTRTVVIGAVNTAASESELRAKLRVVNIDLVLRRNDQRRIYGVTFIDHNDRCVFNGSRLGKEFSANAFNDRFGGPQYAPADLQKTLILDDTFRIEKTTVSDIGDSVSGLFAFLSPEVTGNTDDNYRQLKKKRKKKRRYGRQDGSLT from the coding sequence ATGATAGCCAAAATAAACACCGGGAATAGCCTTTACGGGGCATTGGCTTACAACCAGGAGAAGGTGGACGAAGGAATGGGAAAAGTCCTTGCCACGAACCTTGTTTGTGAGCCGATAGATGGACACTTCAGCGTACAGGGATGTGCTGCGGATTTTGCACGCTGGATGCCATCGCCAGAACATTTGCCGACTAAAAAACCGGTAATACACATTTCGCTTAACCCGCACCCAGATGATAAACTGACAGATAACCAACTGGCGGCAATCGGGTGTGAGTATCTGGAGCAGTTGGGCTACGGCAGTCAACCATACCTTATTTTCAAGCATGAGGATATCGGGCGCGAGCACATTCACATTGTTTCCTTGCGGGTGGATTGCGAGGGCAAGTTGATCAGGAGCAGTTTCGAGCATAAACGCAGTAAGGAGATTACCGAACTGCTGGAACAGAAATACGGGTTGATTCCGGCACAGGGGCAAAAGCAACCGGAACTATGGCAACTTACAACGGTAGATCCGGCGCAAGGCAACCTGAAAAAACAGATTTCTGCGGTAATAAAACCGTTGGCAGCCATGTATAAGTTCCAATCGCTGGGAGAATACCGCGCTTTGCTTTCTCTTTATAATATCGGATTGGAAGAAGTCAAAGGAGAAGTAAGGGGAAAACCATACCGGGGATTGGTGTATTCAGCACTGGATAAGGATGGGAATAAAGTCGGCACACCGCTTAAATCTTCCTTGTTTGGTAAATCGGTTGGTTACGACGGGTTGGAAAAACAGATGGTGAAATCCAGAGAACAGATAAAACAGCAAGGCCTCAGGGAACGCACACGGACGGTAGTTATAGGTGCTGTGAATACCGCCGCTAGTGAAAGTGAGTTACGGGCGAAATTGCGGGTAGTAAACATTGATCTGGTACTGCGCCGTAACGATCAGAGGCGTATTTATGGGGTTACCTTTATCGACCACAATGACCGCTGTGTATTTAATGGCTCCCGCCTTGGAAAAGAGTTTTCTGCCAATGCGTTTAATGATCGATTTGGTGGGCCGCAGTATGCGCCTGCCGATTTGCAGAAAACTTTAATCCTGGACGATACCTTCCGCATTGAAAAAACAACCGTCTCCGACATCGGGGATTCGGTAAGTGGTCTGTTTGCTTTTCTGTCTCCTGAAGTTACAGGTAATACCGATGACAATTACCGTCAGTTGAAGAAGAAACGGAAGAAGAAACGGCGGTATGGGAGGCAGGATGGGAGTCTTACATAG